The Paenibacillus sophorae genome has a segment encoding these proteins:
- a CDS encoding FAD-dependent monooxygenase, whose amino-acid sequence METLKNEVKTDVCIVGAGPAGMLLGLLLAKQGINVIVLEKNADFYREYRGEITQPRFVQMMKQLNLLDYIESQDHVKINEVVVFHDHKEIMQLAFNTLIDEESYCARLTQPTMLAALLEKARHYPNFKLLFNTKVKDLLKDGDKITGVYALRTAGNSTNAEELADEGEFDIRAAVTVAVDGRNSTMEKLADFELDLDYYVNDLLWFSFEKPESWDYNIYHFYFQKNYNYLFLPKLGGLIQCGISLTRGEFQKIKEEGIEAFKSKILEDLPILKPYVEPMEDFKPFVLLLCKMRYVKDWAKDGCLLIGDAAHCVTPWGAVGSTLAMGTAIVAADVLYKGFRTGDLSLETLKQVQARRKDEVKMIQNLQVTLERFLTREPVKKDLAPHIFSICTKLPDITDTYKRLYTREKPLDIDPSFVFAD is encoded by the coding sequence ATGGAGACGTTGAAGAACGAAGTGAAGACAGACGTATGCATCGTTGGAGCCGGTCCTGCCGGAATGCTGCTCGGCTTGCTGTTGGCCAAACAGGGAATTAACGTGATCGTGCTGGAGAAAAATGCGGATTTTTATAGGGAATATCGTGGAGAAATTACCCAGCCGCGTTTTGTCCAGATGATGAAGCAGCTCAACCTGCTTGACTATATCGAAAGCCAAGACCATGTGAAGATCAATGAAGTGGTTGTATTCCATGATCATAAGGAAATTATGCAGCTCGCATTTAATACGTTAATTGACGAGGAGAGCTACTGTGCTAGACTGACCCAGCCGACGATGCTGGCAGCCCTCCTGGAGAAAGCCCGGCATTATCCGAACTTTAAGCTGCTGTTCAATACGAAGGTGAAAGACCTGCTTAAAGACGGCGACAAAATCACCGGCGTCTATGCGTTAAGAACAGCAGGCAATTCTACCAACGCGGAGGAACTGGCTGATGAGGGAGAGTTCGATATTCGCGCTGCGGTAACGGTTGCCGTTGACGGCCGGAATTCAACCATGGAAAAGCTCGCCGACTTTGAACTGGACCTCGATTATTATGTGAATGACCTGCTGTGGTTCTCTTTTGAGAAACCGGAGTCCTGGGATTACAACATCTACCACTTCTACTTCCAGAAAAATTACAATTATCTATTCCTGCCCAAGCTGGGCGGACTCATCCAATGCGGCATTTCGCTCACCAGAGGCGAGTTTCAGAAAATCAAGGAAGAAGGCATCGAAGCCTTCAAAAGCAAGATTCTCGAAGACCTGCCTATTCTTAAACCTTATGTGGAGCCCATGGAAGACTTCAAACCTTTTGTTCTGCTGTTATGCAAAATGCGGTATGTCAAAGATTGGGCCAAAGACGGCTGCCTGCTAATCGGCGATGCTGCGCACTGCGTAACTCCTTGGGGAGCAGTTGGCAGCACTCTGGCGATGGGAACCGCGATTGTTGCGGCGGATGTCCTTTATAAAGGGTTCCGGACTGGCGACCTTTCCCTTGAAACGCTGAAGCAGGTCCAGGCAAGACGTAAGGATGAAGTGAAGATGATCCAGAATCTTCAGGTAACCCTGGAAAGATTCCTGACCCGGGAACCTGTCAAGAAGGATCTGGCCCCTCATATTTTCAGCATTTGCACGAAGCTCCCGGACATCACGGATACGTACAAGCGTCTTTATACGAGAGAGAAGCCGCTTGATATTGACCCATCATTTGTTTTTGCCGACTAA
- a CDS encoding GntR family transcriptional regulator, with protein MTQPPDKLVKETTTMAVYKRLFDYVMSGQFEPGIWIRERQLKEMLGVSSTPIREALRMLVQEQVLESVPHHGVRIKDYSIKEIQDYYELRAELEGLAAELAAERGSKLMFDKMEEILHLHRTFETERSDEAIELNNQFHDLIVEASENLSLKNTLQHLRVGINWIQVMAWNRNKDRHFSTYHQHQGILDALMARNSKLARSRMQEHVWDSIKLIIESPGTLQMAGELRKS; from the coding sequence ATGACGCAGCCGCCCGACAAGCTAGTTAAAGAAACAACAACCATGGCCGTTTACAAAAGATTATTTGACTACGTAATGAGCGGACAATTTGAACCGGGCATATGGATCAGGGAACGCCAGCTTAAGGAGATGTTGGGTGTCAGCAGCACACCGATCCGAGAAGCTTTGAGAATGCTCGTACAGGAGCAGGTGCTTGAATCGGTTCCCCATCACGGCGTCCGTATCAAAGATTACTCTATTAAAGAAATCCAGGATTATTACGAGCTTCGCGCCGAACTCGAAGGATTGGCTGCCGAACTCGCCGCCGAACGGGGAAGCAAGCTTATGTTCGACAAGATGGAGGAGATTCTTCACTTGCACCGGACATTTGAGACGGAACGCTCCGATGAAGCGATTGAGCTAAATAACCAGTTCCATGATCTCATCGTGGAGGCCAGCGAGAATCTTTCGTTAAAAAATACGCTGCAGCATCTAAGGGTAGGGATCAACTGGATTCAAGTCATGGCATGGAACCGCAATAAGGACCGGCATTTCAGCACCTACCATCAGCACCAGGGCATCTTGGATGCGTTGATGGCACGGAACTCCAAGCTGGCCCGTTCCCGGATGCAGGAGCATGTATGGGATTCAATCAAATTAATTATAGAGTCTCCAGGCACACTGCAAATGGCAGGGGAACTCCGAAAAAGTTAA
- a CDS encoding isochorismatase family protein, translating to MARIWDNYLDERDKRVYAKAGLGHAMGIGSRPALIIVDVQYGFTGDSPESIEASIQKYPTSCGESSWEAIAHIKELLAVSRKAGIPVFFTIIEGSKSAPNDRIAIKGNIFDHPELLEGAKGAQVVKELEPQYGEIVISKKKPSAFFGTPLMSYLTARHVDSVIVTGCTTSGCVRASVIDAFSYNFKVIVPEECVFDRGIASHAINLFDMQQKYADVVPVAEVIAELKPLSV from the coding sequence ATGGCACGAATCTGGGATAACTATCTGGATGAACGGGACAAGAGGGTATATGCGAAGGCCGGTCTTGGCCATGCGATGGGCATTGGCAGCCGTCCGGCCCTGATTATTGTGGATGTGCAATACGGATTCACAGGCGATTCACCGGAGAGTATCGAGGCATCCATTCAGAAATATCCGACAAGCTGCGGGGAAAGCAGTTGGGAAGCGATTGCGCACATCAAGGAACTGCTGGCGGTCTCCAGGAAGGCCGGGATTCCGGTGTTCTTCACGATTATTGAGGGGAGCAAGTCTGCTCCGAATGACCGTATTGCCATTAAAGGCAACATTTTCGATCACCCCGAGCTTCTTGAAGGCGCGAAGGGAGCACAAGTGGTCAAGGAGCTTGAACCCCAATACGGCGAAATCGTCATCTCCAAAAAGAAGCCGAGCGCGTTCTTCGGAACGCCGCTGATGTCGTATTTGACGGCGCGCCATGTCGATTCAGTCATTGTGACGGGTTGTACAACAAGCGGCTGTGTGCGCGCTTCTGTCATTGATGCGTTTTCTTACAATTTTAAAGTCATTGTGCCGGAGGAATGCGTGTTTGACCGCGGCATTGCCTCCCATGCGATCAATCTTTTCGATATGCAGCAGAAATATGCGGATGTCGTGCCGGTAGCCGAAGTAATCGCGGAACTGAAACCATTAAGCGTTTAA
- a CDS encoding DUF3891 family protein codes for MFITKNDGDLHIVNQYDHSVQAGQVARRWGNEQFRRPDHFESMCLAVEKHDIGWVESDTKVLFNPETGQPVPFLSVNLLQHVEFYGKGYEQVRNEDPYAGLLVGMHWIGLYTNRFGYDPSFTFKIPSELATFIDENTIKQQKEWVDLKMALWNRAERRSLFEDNLWMNYELVQMMDRLSQYVSMLPQDTNEKWVLGPVRRTLGSEGEMITVQGQGGGVVAVDPFPFDSVVETTVLRRKIPDARYRSHEEVYEVMEKAETEQVVWKLVPAKG; via the coding sequence ATGTTTATTACAAAAAATGACGGCGATCTGCACATTGTCAATCAATACGACCACTCCGTTCAGGCCGGACAGGTTGCGCGCCGCTGGGGAAATGAGCAATTCCGGCGTCCGGATCATTTTGAGTCGATGTGTCTGGCCGTCGAGAAGCATGACATCGGCTGGGTTGAATCCGATACGAAGGTGCTGTTCAATCCGGAAACCGGACAACCCGTTCCTTTCTTAAGCGTCAATCTGCTGCAGCATGTCGAGTTTTACGGCAAGGGATATGAGCAAGTAAGGAACGAGGACCCGTATGCCGGACTGCTCGTTGGCATGCACTGGATCGGTTTGTACACCAACCGGTTCGGGTACGATCCGTCGTTTACGTTCAAAATCCCAAGCGAACTGGCAACGTTTATTGACGAGAATACGATCAAACAGCAGAAGGAATGGGTCGATCTGAAGATGGCCCTGTGGAACCGGGCGGAGCGAAGAAGCCTGTTCGAAGATAACCTGTGGATGAACTATGAATTGGTCCAGATGATGGACCGCTTGTCCCAGTACGTATCTATGCTTCCTCAGGACACGAACGAGAAGTGGGTTCTTGGTCCGGTTCGCCGGACGCTTGGTTCCGAGGGTGAAATGATTACGGTTCAGGGGCAGGGGGGCGGCGTTGTTGCCGTCGATCCGTTCCCGTTCGATTCAGTTGTGGAAACGACCGTGCTGCGGCGCAAAATTCCCGATGCCCGCTACCGTTCACATGAGGAAGTCTATGAAGTTATGGAGAAGGCCGAGACCGAGCAGGTCGTCTGGAAGCTGGTTCCGGCAAAAGGTTGA
- a CDS encoding sugar ABC transporter permease, giving the protein MGGVKPKKIVSITSIYTFLIIVGIVSIYPAIWVIMSSFRIGGSLFSETLVPRQFTFIHYKELFAKYDFGLWYLNSLKISVISTIFMTILILLTGYIFSTFRFGGRKTLMSTLLVLGLFPSFMSMIAVYILLNMMNLLDTHLAVIIVYVAGSPVFFLFAKSYFDTIPKGLVEAARIDGANHLGVFFRIVAPLSTPMIVYMALLSFTATFTDFIFARLVLSSTETKTLAVGLFDMINTNFSTDFTVFAAGCVLIAIPVTVLFMIMQRFLVDGLTAGGEKG; this is encoded by the coding sequence ATGGGTGGTGTAAAACCGAAAAAAATCGTCAGCATCACATCTATTTATACCTTTCTTATCATCGTTGGCATTGTCTCCATCTATCCTGCCATTTGGGTCATCATGTCCTCTTTTCGTATCGGAGGCTCATTATTCAGCGAGACGCTCGTTCCGAGGCAGTTTACGTTTATCCACTACAAAGAATTATTTGCCAAATACGATTTCGGACTCTGGTATTTAAATTCACTGAAAATTTCTGTAATCAGCACGATTTTTATGACGATCCTGATTTTGCTGACCGGATATATCTTTTCCACCTTCCGTTTCGGCGGCCGTAAAACACTGATGAGCACCTTGCTTGTTCTCGGGCTGTTTCCTTCATTTATGAGCATGATCGCCGTTTATATTTTGCTGAACATGATGAATTTGCTGGACACTCATCTGGCCGTCATCATCGTCTATGTGGCAGGCTCGCCGGTGTTCTTCCTGTTCGCCAAAAGCTACTTCGATACGATTCCCAAAGGGTTGGTTGAAGCCGCCCGTATCGACGGAGCGAATCATTTGGGCGTTTTTTTCCGGATCGTCGCACCGCTCTCCACTCCTATGATCGTGTATATGGCGCTGCTGAGTTTTACAGCAACGTTCACGGACTTTATTTTCGCGAGACTGGTTTTAAGCTCAACGGAGACGAAGACGCTTGCTGTCGGGCTATTCGATATGATCAACACCAATTTTTCGACCGACTTTACCGTGTTCGCCGCCGGGTGCGTATTGATTGCTATACCGGTCACCGTCTTGTTTATGATCATGCAGCGTTTTCTGGTGGATGGCTTGACTGCCGGTGGCGAAAAGGGCTAA
- a CDS encoding xanthine dehydrogenase family protein molybdopterin-binding subunit — MSIGASLKRLEDYNLLTGRGQYVGDLQFPDQCEAVIIRSPHAHAIIRSIDVEEARRFDGVLLILTASDLPGDLRPIPMRLSPDPILEKALQYPLAKDRVRYVGDPVAVIVAKDRYMAEDAADFIKIEYDVLPPVTDAVQSLQPDAPLLHPDAGTNEVYLIYSKKGDVAERLKTCEHVLKEELYVQRHSGIPMETRGLLALCDEDERLTVYGAAKVVHFNHQLMARLLNKNKEDIRLVETDCGGGFGPRGEFYPEDYLIPFAAMRLKRPVRWIEDRLEHFKATNHSREQTHQVTVGFDGDGRIYALRDEIFFDQGGYIRTHGTTVPSLTQAMLPGPYDFSDIEIVTHLALTNKTPVGTYRGPGRFEGTFVRERVIDMVAAHLKLDPTVVRERNYIRPEQMPYTNGLSALGQIVEFDSGNYAETLDWARKFMGWDSFPEKQARARQEGRFIGLGFASFVEKSGFGPWEFAEVEMRPDGRVICKTGLTEVGQGITTTLAQICSDQLGIPYDRISVVHGDTDLVEKGNGSFATRGAVVGGSAAWHAAGLLKEKLLEVAAGELAVPVDMLALKDGSVVYSEAGQVVMLLDDLLPICLERGISLCEEYTFHIDHMTYPYGCHAAEVELDPDTGALHILNYYIAYDIGRAINPMLVEGQLVGGMAQGLGGAIYEELKYDEIGQLVSGSFMDYLIPTSMEVPEVQTEILENYPSPLNPLGVKGAGEGGTVAVAPAIANAIVNALQEYAIPITSLPLRPERIREALKQMKPER, encoded by the coding sequence ATGTCGATTGGCGCAAGTCTGAAACGGCTGGAGGATTACAATCTCTTAACGGGAAGAGGACAATATGTCGGAGATCTGCAATTTCCGGATCAATGCGAAGCCGTGATCATCCGATCTCCGCATGCGCATGCGATCATCCGCTCCATCGATGTGGAAGAAGCCAGGCGTTTTGACGGGGTGCTCCTGATTCTCACGGCATCCGACCTGCCGGGCGACCTGCGGCCGATTCCGATGCGGCTGTCTCCGGACCCGATACTCGAAAAGGCTCTGCAATATCCTTTGGCGAAAGACCGCGTCCGTTACGTGGGCGACCCGGTGGCGGTGATTGTCGCGAAGGATCGCTATATGGCCGAGGACGCCGCGGATTTCATCAAGATTGAATATGATGTGCTGCCTCCGGTGACGGATGCGGTTCAATCGCTACAACCGGATGCGCCGCTCCTTCATCCTGATGCGGGTACAAATGAAGTATATCTGATCTACAGCAAAAAGGGGGATGTGGCGGAGCGGCTGAAAACGTGCGAGCATGTGCTGAAAGAGGAATTGTACGTGCAGCGCCACTCCGGCATCCCGATGGAAACGAGGGGGCTGCTTGCCCTGTGCGACGAGGACGAGCGGTTGACGGTATACGGCGCCGCGAAGGTTGTCCATTTCAATCATCAATTGATGGCACGTCTCCTGAACAAGAATAAAGAAGATATCCGGTTGGTCGAGACGGATTGCGGCGGCGGCTTCGGGCCCCGAGGCGAGTTCTATCCGGAAGACTACTTGATCCCGTTTGCCGCCATGCGTCTGAAGCGTCCGGTAAGATGGATCGAGGACCGTCTGGAGCATTTCAAAGCGACGAACCATTCCAGAGAACAGACGCATCAGGTAACGGTCGGCTTTGACGGCGACGGGCGGATTTATGCGCTTCGGGATGAGATCTTCTTCGATCAGGGCGGTTATATCCGCACGCACGGTACGACCGTGCCGTCTCTGACCCAGGCCATGTTACCGGGGCCTTATGATTTCAGCGATATTGAAATCGTGACGCATTTGGCATTGACCAACAAGACACCGGTTGGAACGTACCGCGGGCCGGGACGGTTCGAGGGAACGTTTGTGCGCGAGCGGGTCATCGATATGGTCGCCGCGCATTTGAAGCTGGACCCCACTGTAGTCCGGGAACGGAACTACATTCGCCCCGAACAGATGCCCTACACCAACGGGTTGTCCGCTCTCGGACAAATCGTTGAATTTGACAGCGGCAATTATGCCGAGACCCTGGACTGGGCCCGGAAATTCATGGGCTGGGATAGTTTCCCCGAGAAGCAGGCGAGGGCTAGACAGGAAGGACGTTTTATCGGTCTCGGTTTTGCTTCCTTTGTGGAAAAATCGGGTTTTGGCCCATGGGAATTTGCCGAGGTGGAGATGCGGCCGGACGGCCGGGTAATCTGCAAAACCGGACTGACTGAAGTCGGTCAGGGGATTACAACGACGCTGGCGCAAATTTGCAGCGATCAGCTTGGTATCCCTTATGATCGGATCAGTGTCGTTCACGGCGATACCGACCTTGTGGAGAAGGGCAACGGTTCATTCGCGACCCGCGGAGCGGTTGTCGGCGGATCGGCCGCCTGGCATGCCGCCGGATTGCTGAAGGAGAAGCTGCTGGAGGTTGCAGCCGGGGAGCTTGCGGTGCCGGTGGACATGCTCGCCCTCAAGGACGGGAGCGTGGTGTATTCCGAAGCGGGGCAGGTCGTTATGCTTTTGGATGATTTACTGCCTATTTGCTTGGAGCGCGGCATTTCACTGTGTGAGGAATATACGTTTCATATTGACCATATGACTTACCCGTACGGCTGCCACGCGGCCGAAGTAGAGCTTGATCCAGACACGGGAGCGCTTCATATTTTGAACTACTATATTGCATATGATATCGGCAGGGCGATTAATCCGATGCTCGTGGAAGGCCAGCTTGTTGGAGGAATGGCCCAGGGACTGGGAGGGGCCATTTACGAGGAACTGAAATATGACGAAATCGGACAGCTTGTGTCGGGCAGCTTCATGGATTATCTGATTCCAACCTCGATGGAAGTTCCGGAGGTCCAAACCGAGATTTTGGAGAACTATCCTTCACCGCTCAATCCGCTCGGAGTCAAAGGCGCGGGAGAGGGCGGAACGGTAGCCGTAGCTCCCGCGATTGCCAATGCCATCGTGAACGCGCTGCAGGAATACGCCATTCCGATAACCTCTCTCCCCCTTCGCCCCGAACGCATCCGAGAGGCGCTGAAACAAATGAAGCCGGAGAGGTGA
- a CDS encoding DsrE family protein: MAKILIHLTHGPEAPTQADRAFLIAKTAIQEGHFVSMFLAGSAVQLLRDDILDSVIGVGDGVTTVRESYDAIVGGGGAIYLSRISCGARGMTEKELSGKQAQLAEPNVLVRLTVDHDRVITYG; the protein is encoded by the coding sequence ATGGCCAAAATTTTAATTCATCTCACGCATGGACCTGAAGCACCGACTCAGGCCGATCGGGCGTTTCTTATCGCCAAGACCGCCATTCAGGAAGGTCATTTCGTCTCCATGTTTCTTGCGGGGAGCGCCGTTCAGCTTCTGCGCGACGACATCCTGGACAGCGTGATCGGAGTGGGAGACGGCGTGACGACAGTACGCGAATCCTATGATGCGATTGTCGGAGGCGGAGGGGCTATTTATCTCTCCCGAATATCTTGCGGCGCGCGCGGTATGACGGAGAAGGAACTAAGCGGCAAGCAGGCCCAGCTTGCGGAACCGAATGTGCTGGTGCGTCTGACCGTCGATCATGACCGGGTTATTACCTACGGATAA
- a CDS encoding (2Fe-2S)-binding protein translates to MMEKTAESSRLKTITLKVNHKEYTVDVEPRMLLSDVLRDVLRLTGTHVGCEHGVCGACTIMMDERPVRSCLVFGVQADQAEIVTVEGLESENGELHPLQKGFWEKHGLQCGFCTPGMLMTACHLLEHNPDPSREEIREAISGNLCRCTGYQGIVDAVEYAAKEMRERAE, encoded by the coding sequence ATGATGGAAAAAACCGCGGAATCGAGCCGGTTGAAGACGATAACGTTGAAGGTCAACCATAAGGAATATACGGTTGATGTGGAGCCTCGTATGCTGTTGTCCGATGTCCTGCGGGACGTGCTGAGGCTGACGGGAACGCATGTGGGCTGTGAGCACGGCGTATGCGGAGCCTGTACGATTATGATGGACGAAAGACCCGTCCGGTCCTGTCTCGTGTTCGGCGTTCAGGCGGATCAGGCGGAAATTGTGACAGTTGAAGGGCTGGAAAGCGAGAACGGGGAGCTTCACCCGCTTCAGAAAGGATTCTGGGAGAAGCATGGACTGCAATGCGGATTTTGCACGCCGGGCATGCTGATGACAGCTTGTCACCTGCTCGAGCACAATCCGGACCCTAGCCGTGAAGAAATCCGCGAAGCGATCTCCGGCAACTTGTGTCGCTGTACAGGGTATCAGGGGATTGTCGATGCGGTGGAATACGCGGCCAAAGAAATGAGGGAAAGGGCGGAGTGA
- a CDS encoding FAD binding domain-containing protein: MKPAAFDYYKPETLDEALSLLDEFGYDAKVLAGGQSLIPMMNMRLARPPVLIDINGVQGMTGIEVGESEIVIGGLTRHYMVEHSPEIQNSCPMLAEGIKLIGHSQIRSRGTIGGSIVHADPTAELPVMLTALGGKVTVVSSGDERELTPEELFLTYMTTTIEPNEIVKSVHFPVIAERTGHAIEEFTLRSGDFAIIIAAASVTLDEEGLIESAALCIGGVDGIPVKLEDVTDELIGEAPSEELFAEKCAQIVDLVDPEKDIHASAEYRKDLCVALSRRVLKKAADRAKQA, encoded by the coding sequence ATGAAACCTGCGGCGTTCGATTATTATAAACCGGAAACATTGGATGAGGCCCTGTCGCTTCTGGACGAGTTCGGCTATGACGCCAAAGTTCTGGCGGGAGGCCAAAGCCTGATTCCGATGATGAATATGCGGCTGGCCAGGCCGCCGGTTCTGATTGATATTAACGGAGTTCAGGGAATGACCGGAATTGAAGTCGGCGAAAGCGAGATTGTGATCGGAGGGTTGACCCGTCATTACATGGTGGAGCACTCCCCCGAAATTCAGAATAGCTGTCCGATGCTCGCGGAAGGCATCAAGCTGATCGGGCATTCGCAGATTCGTTCCCGCGGAACGATTGGCGGCAGCATCGTTCACGCGGACCCTACGGCGGAGCTTCCGGTTATGCTGACAGCGCTGGGCGGGAAGGTCACCGTCGTATCGAGCGGCGATGAACGGGAGTTGACTCCGGAAGAACTGTTTCTTACCTATATGACGACGACGATTGAACCGAATGAAATTGTCAAGTCCGTGCATTTTCCTGTAATCGCGGAACGGACAGGCCATGCGATTGAAGAGTTTACTTTGCGGAGCGGCGACTTCGCAATCATTATCGCCGCGGCTTCCGTTACGCTGGATGAGGAAGGTCTGATTGAGAGCGCTGCGCTCTGCATCGGCGGAGTGGACGGCATTCCGGTCAAGCTGGAGGATGTCACCGACGAATTGATCGGCGAGGCCCCGAGCGAAGAATTATTCGCGGAGAAATGCGCGCAGATCGTGGATCTGGTCGACCCGGAGAAAGACATTCATGCTAGCGCGGAGTACCGCAAGGATCTGTGCGTGGCGTTAAGCCGCCGTGTGTTGAAGAAAGCCGCGGACCGGGCAAAACAGGCCTGA
- a CDS encoding carbohydrate ABC transporter permease — translation MYEHRKTLEGVYQPRRVVGHRKIAAVLSVLLMGLGQLYNRQYGKGIVLLIFSCLGIYTAVTRLPHAIWGIVTLGEKERHLEKVGKMYKQVMGDHSIFLLVEGLITVFLLFVFVWMYFLNIKDAYRTGKVREEGGTTNTFKQSLQYVADYRFPQIAISIPMLGILFFTIMPIIFMILLAFTNYTINNQPPAHLIDWQGFKTFKDIFVIKSWSHTLYAVALWTFVWALLTTLTSFIGGFAVALVVQRKEVRLKSFWRTLFILPYAIPAFVSTLILKNIFNGQFGPINQYLKMMGLPVVPWLSDPTISKVTLVIVNFWLSFPVMMLMIIGILSTIPSDMYEAADIDGASGFQKLRLITYPAVMFSMAPLLVMQFVGNINNFNLIFLLTGGKPGSSDFRFAGHTDILITWIYKLTIDQGQYNFASVIGIFIFIILSFFAVWSIRNTKAFKEEEVK, via the coding sequence CTCGCAGGGTTGTCGGGCATCGTAAAATTGCGGCAGTCTTGTCTGTTCTTCTCATGGGTCTTGGCCAATTATACAACCGCCAGTACGGAAAAGGGATTGTACTCCTGATCTTCTCCTGCCTGGGGATCTACACGGCGGTTACCCGGCTGCCGCATGCCATTTGGGGTATTGTCACTCTAGGCGAAAAAGAGAGGCACTTGGAAAAGGTTGGGAAGATGTACAAGCAAGTCATGGGCGATCATTCCATCTTTCTACTGGTCGAAGGTCTGATTACTGTATTCTTGTTGTTTGTGTTTGTTTGGATGTATTTTTTAAACATTAAGGATGCGTACCGTACCGGAAAAGTAAGAGAAGAAGGCGGAACAACGAACACATTCAAGCAAAGCCTGCAATACGTTGCCGATTACCGGTTCCCGCAAATCGCAATCTCCATCCCTATGCTGGGCATTCTGTTTTTCACCATTATGCCTATTATATTCATGATATTGCTGGCTTTTACGAATTACACCATTAACAATCAGCCGCCCGCCCATTTGATCGATTGGCAGGGCTTCAAGACGTTCAAAGATATATTCGTGATCAAATCGTGGAGTCATACGTTATATGCGGTGGCGCTATGGACATTTGTCTGGGCGCTGCTCACGACGCTGACCAGTTTTATCGGCGGATTTGCTGTTGCTCTTGTCGTGCAGCGCAAAGAGGTTCGTTTGAAATCGTTCTGGAGGACGCTTTTCATTCTTCCCTATGCCATTCCGGCGTTTGTCTCGACTTTGATTCTGAAGAACATTTTTAACGGACAGTTTGGACCGATCAATCAATATTTGAAAATGATGGGACTTCCCGTCGTGCCCTGGCTTTCCGACCCGACGATTTCGAAAGTAACGCTGGTTATCGTGAACTTCTGGCTGAGCTTCCCGGTTATGATGCTGATGATTATCGGAATCTTGTCCACCATTCCAAGCGATATGTATGAAGCGGCCGATATCGATGGAGCGAGCGGCTTTCAAAAGCTTCGACTGATTACGTATCCGGCCGTTATGTTCTCGATGGCTCCGCTGCTCGTCATGCAGTTCGTCGGCAACATTAACAATTTCAACCTGATCTTTCTGCTCACGGGAGGAAAGCCCGGCAGTTCGGATTTCAGATTCGCCGGCCATACCGATATTTTGATTACCTGGATCTATAAACTGACCATCGATCAGGGCCAATATAATTTTGCTTCGGTTATTGGAATTTTTATCTTCATTATATTGTCATTCTTTGCCGTCTGGAGTATACGCAACACGAAAGCGTTCAAAGAAGAGGAGGTCAAATAA
- a CDS encoding SRPBCC family protein translates to MEVQGEVKVKAGKEAVWKALNDPDVLKKATPGCNSITETEPDTYKADITIGIAAVRGSYEAEIKILDKDEPENYRLVMKANSPAGFIEGDARVELQAESDSITIIKYDGTAQVGGLIAGVGQRILSGIGKMIVKDFFKKLAKEV, encoded by the coding sequence ATGGAGGTTCAGGGTGAAGTAAAGGTAAAGGCCGGTAAAGAAGCGGTGTGGAAAGCTCTTAACGATCCGGATGTTCTGAAAAAGGCCACACCGGGCTGCAATTCGATTACTGAGACGGAGCCGGATACGTACAAGGCCGATATTACGATCGGAATTGCGGCGGTGCGCGGCAGTTATGAAGCGGAGATTAAAATTCTCGACAAGGATGAGCCGGAGAATTACCGCCTTGTGATGAAGGCGAACAGTCCGGCCGGATTCATCGAAGGCGACGCCCGCGTTGAGCTTCAGGCCGAGAGCGATTCGATAACGATTATCAAATATGACGGAACGGCTCAGGTGGGCGGTCTGATTGCCGGAGTGGGCCAGCGCATTCTGTCCGGGATCGGCAAGATGATTGTGAAAGACTTCTTCAAGAAGCTTGCGAAGGAAGTGTAG